Proteins encoded together in one Lathyrus oleraceus cultivar Zhongwan6 chromosome 5, CAAS_Psat_ZW6_1.0, whole genome shotgun sequence window:
- the LOC127081838 gene encoding uncharacterized protein LOC127081838 has product METLAELRAQVLQLQNENARYREERCASEAKDTSDRASINYQPKFPEGISPCQLYLSSPTYRMVGKGKVHNTSGELLHHNPLPVGFMKVSVDLVLDTDALLPLPDVVSETTLMRDAVGSFVGWPSDLIFPDAEVYIF; this is encoded by the exons atggagaccttggcggagttaagggcacaagtactccaactgcaaaacgagaatgcaaggtatagagaggaaaggtgcgcttccgaggcaaaagatactagtgaccgagctagtatcaattatcaaccgaaatttcccgag ggcatttcaccttgtcagctgtatctatcgtcaccaacttatcgcatggttggcaagggaaaagtgcacaatacttcgggtgaattacttcaccataatcccctcccggtgggatttatgaaagtttcggttgaccttgtattagatacggacgccctTCTCCCATTAcccgacgttgtttcagagacaacgttgatgcgagatgcagtcggatcctttgttggttggccgtcagatctaattttcccagatgccgaggtatatatattctaa